In a genomic window of Ignavibacteriota bacterium:
- a CDS encoding endonuclease domain-containing protein, whose product MTKHYNKPQLKEIRRKLRRDQTFAEQNMWAQLRNRKFLGLKFKRQYSIDNFIIDFYCPVYKIAIELDGDIHELQDVKLHDEVRQKYLESFGVKFIRITNDDYLGNPNKTFDRLESEINFLIKGKS is encoded by the coding sequence AAAAGAAATCCGTCGAAAACTACGTCGCGATCAAACCTTTGCAGAACAAAATATGTGGGCTCAACTCCGGAACAGAAAATTTCTTGGTTTAAAATTTAAAAGACAATATTCAATTGATAATTTTATAATTGATTTTTATTGCCCGGTATACAAAATTGCAATTGAATTGGATGGTGATATTCACGAACTTCAAGATGTAAAATTGCATGATGAAGTACGTCAAAAATATTTAGAATCATTCGGCGTTAAATTTATACGCATTACAAATGATGATTATTTGGGCAATCCCAACAAAACATTTGATCGGCTAGAAAGTGAAATTAATTTTCTCATTAAAGGCAAATCATAG
- a CDS encoding helix-turn-helix transcriptional regulator: protein MKTEISRPCNIELSKICNTIWQVNGIPFYQKEIILPSGYVEIIFNLSDDVKFINRKTEKISLLPKFFINGINTHTVCIIPQGHHTFLGIQLSPMAVKCLFNIPAYKLTNEAIELSEIFPNSEYVWYKLMEANNFNERKQIILFELLCLMENNKKKNEILCFIKALESLYFENLTILEMNKMLNISSRQLHRKALDFLGTNPEFFIKYQRFLKSIKLIYQNQYTLTEIAYSCNYFDQSHFTKDFTEFAGITPFFFRKKIQEFNGTKGHFYY, encoded by the coding sequence ATGAAAACAGAAATATCTCGCCCATGTAATATTGAACTTAGTAAAATTTGCAATACAATTTGGCAAGTTAATGGCATTCCTTTTTATCAAAAAGAAATAATACTTCCTAGTGGTTATGTAGAAATAATTTTCAATTTATCTGACGATGTCAAATTTATCAATAGAAAAACTGAAAAAATATCTCTATTACCAAAATTCTTTATAAATGGAATAAATACACATACGGTATGTATAATTCCACAAGGACATCATACTTTTTTGGGGATTCAACTTTCACCTATGGCTGTAAAGTGTTTATTTAACATACCGGCATACAAACTAACAAATGAAGCTATTGAGTTAAGTGAAATTTTTCCAAATTCAGAATATGTATGGTACAAGCTGATGGAAGCAAATAATTTTAATGAAAGAAAACAAATTATACTTTTTGAATTATTATGTTTAATGGAAAATAATAAGAAGAAAAATGAAATACTGTGTTTTATTAAGGCTCTCGAATCACTTTATTTTGAAAATCTTACAATTCTGGAAATGAATAAGATGCTTAATATTTCTTCAAGACAATTACATAGAAAGGCATTAGACTTTCTTGGTACTAATCCGGAATTTTTTATTAAGTATCAGAGATTTTTAAAGTCCATTAAACTAATTTATCAAAATCAATACACATTGACTGAAATTGCATATTCCTGTAATTATTTTGATCAATCACATTTTACAAAGGATTTTACTGAATTTGCAGGAATTACACCATTTTTTTTTAGGAAGAAAATACAAGAATTTAATGGCACAAAGGGTCATTTTTATTATTAA
- a CDS encoding cytochrome c: MKILKILALIIGLIVSLVIIAIVYFNASFPPHYENKAPNITVELNSERIAEGKKIVSMTCALCHKSEDGKLSGKILDKDSPVGTHYAPNITKDFKNGIGRYTDGELIYLLRTGITKEGKLTPPWMSRFPNLSDEDIFSIVAFLKSDDSLVDAVKSTPGESEPTLLFKILMNVAFKPIPYPKEKIIAPSIDNIIAYGKYLATAKYECFGCHSKDFSTVNILEPEKSEGYFGGGNQFINPEDGTISYSKNLTMDESGLGNWNLELFTKVLKSGNNLNGSKFKYPMSAYNLLTDSEINAIWSYLNSIPKIK, encoded by the coding sequence ATGAAAATATTGAAAATACTGGCTCTCATTATTGGATTAATTGTCTCATTAGTAATCATCGCAATTGTTTATTTTAATGCAAGCTTTCCTCCTCATTATGAAAACAAAGCCCCAAATATTACAGTAGAATTAAATAGTGAAAGAATTGCTGAAGGGAAAAAAATTGTTTCAATGACTTGTGCTTTATGTCATAAATCTGAGGATGGAAAATTAAGTGGTAAAATCCTTGATAAAGATAGTCCAGTAGGAACACATTACGCCCCAAATATCACAAAGGATTTTAAAAATGGTATTGGGCGCTATACTGATGGCGAACTTATCTATTTATTAAGAACCGGAATAACAAAAGAAGGGAAACTTACTCCTCCATGGATGTCTCGTTTTCCAAATCTCTCAGATGAAGATATTTTTTCTATAGTTGCATTTTTGAAATCTGATGATTCATTGGTTGATGCTGTTAAGTCTACGCCAGGTGAAAGTGAACCGACTCTATTATTTAAAATATTGATGAATGTCGCATTTAAACCCATACCATATCCCAAAGAAAAAATTATCGCACCATCAATAGATAATATTATTGCTTACGGTAAATATCTTGCCACAGCAAAATATGAGTGTTTTGGTTGTCACAGTAAAGATTTTTCAACAGTTAATATTTTAGAACCAGAAAAATCCGAAGGATACTTTGGCGGAGGTAATCAATTTATCAATCCAGAAGATGGAACAATAAGTTATTCCAAAAATTTAACAATGGATGAATCTGGTTTAGGCAATTGGAATTTAGAATTATTTACAAAAGTTTTAAAGAGTGGAAATAATTTAAATGGTTCTAAATTCAAATATCCGATGAGTGCATATAACCTATTAACAGATTCAGAAATAAATGCTATTTGGTCTTATTTAAATTCTATTCCCAAAATCAAATAA
- a CDS encoding OmpA family protein, with amino-acid sequence MKLNYQIITLLLIFTFAIKTQAQFNVLEKVKKKVEKKIDKNVNESIDKTLDNTEKEIKEGSTNNNEKSDAGNESVKEEKITLNTETTSNTKNENDKKLKLWSKYDFVSGDNIIFEDNLFNEENGEFPSRWDLISGNAENAEYGNDKVINFAQPSTTITPIMDKDEYLPEVFTLEFDAFFHDKASTRQQRYLIKFWTQPRTRERDKDSRLIDPIIIDWNSANMYKYNGKIEEETSEVRSNWKGQWKHIALAFNKRSLKLYLNESRLLNIPNSDYKPKMFSIEAFYDKKNIDVTAIKNIRLAEGGKKLYNRVISEGKFLTRGILFDVNKSLIKPESMGIINAIVEMMNEHQYLNFSIEGHTDSDGDDFSNQKLSEERAEAVKKAIIELNISEDRLKSKGFGESVPVDNNSTPEGKANNRRVEFIKF; translated from the coding sequence ATGAAATTGAATTATCAAATAATTACTCTACTTTTAATATTCACATTTGCAATCAAAACTCAAGCCCAATTTAATGTACTCGAAAAAGTTAAAAAGAAAGTGGAAAAGAAAATTGATAAAAATGTTAACGAATCAATTGATAAAACACTGGACAACACAGAAAAGGAAATAAAAGAAGGTTCAACAAATAATAATGAAAAAAGTGACGCTGGAAATGAAAGTGTAAAAGAGGAAAAAATCACTTTAAATACGGAAACAACCTCTAATACAAAGAATGAAAATGATAAGAAGTTAAAATTATGGTCAAAATATGATTTTGTATCGGGTGATAATATAATATTTGAAGATAATCTTTTTAATGAAGAAAATGGTGAATTCCCGTCAAGATGGGATCTTATTTCGGGTAATGCAGAAAATGCAGAATATGGAAATGATAAAGTTATTAATTTTGCACAACCAAGTACAACTATTACTCCAATAATGGATAAAGATGAATATCTACCCGAAGTTTTTACCCTAGAATTTGATGCATTCTTTCACGATAAGGCTAGTACGAGACAACAAAGATATTTGATTAAATTTTGGACACAACCACGAACAAGAGAAAGAGATAAGGATTCTAGGTTAATTGATCCGATTATTATTGATTGGAATTCTGCAAATATGTATAAGTATAATGGCAAAATTGAAGAAGAAACATCTGAGGTACGTAGTAATTGGAAAGGACAATGGAAACATATTGCTTTAGCATTTAATAAAAGATCTTTAAAATTGTATCTGAATGAATCAAGACTATTAAACATTCCAAACTCAGATTATAAACCAAAAATGTTTTCAATTGAAGCTTTTTATGATAAAAAAAATATTGATGTTACCGCAATTAAAAATATTCGTTTAGCGGAAGGTGGGAAAAAACTGTATAACAGAGTAATTTCCGAAGGTAAATTTTTAACTAGAGGAATTTTATTCGATGTGAACAAATCCTTAATTAAACCAGAATCAATGGGAATAATTAATGCAATTGTTGAAATGATGAATGAACATCAATATCTAAATTTTAGTATTGAAGGACATACGGATAGCGATGGTGATGATTTTTCAAATCAAAAACTTTCTGAAGAAAGAGCTGAAGCTGTAAAAAAAGCAATTATCGAATTAAATATTAGTGAAGACAGATTAAAATCCAAAGGTTTTGGTGAATCAGTTCCGGTAGATAATAACTCAACGCCTGAAGGTAAAGCTAATAATAGAAGAGTTGAATTTATAAAATTCTAA
- a CDS encoding T9SS type A sorting domain-containing protein, translated as MKYLIQYSFFFLSSSFLFSQITITQNDYTSLYQIGKTNTVFVDTLSESINIGQTGGNNQWDYSNLTPHSFRELSNILTSTTPYADSFANSDIATYFTMDINLGQGQTGKSESWTFYDLTNAAELGSVSLNTFTEDGNTSVNESVSRNFPPFKQYDFPLTFDKTWSVTDSVVDKSFSDGEQYLTGESVTTYNIHIDAWGTMKLPSGKEVDALRSREQEIKTSFIFGIPMGTDITVTYFFIAKTGESLSILADVEDPPHSGVISGSIGWGNDDLTSVEKLESISNEFYLKQNYPNPFNPSTKIEYSISSPSYVKLIVYDVLGNEVARLVNEFQTSGNYKSEFDGSSLSSGIYFAKLSTDVFFDVKKMTLIK; from the coding sequence ATGAAATATTTGATACAATATTCTTTTTTCTTCTTAAGTTCTTCATTTCTATTTTCACAAATTACTATTACTCAAAATGATTATACATCATTATATCAAATTGGAAAAACAAATACCGTTTTTGTTGATACACTTTCGGAATCTATTAATATTGGTCAGACTGGCGGAAACAATCAGTGGGATTATTCAAACTTAACCCCTCATTCATTTCGTGAACTTAGCAATATATTAACATCAACCACTCCCTATGCAGATTCTTTTGCTAATTCCGATATAGCAACATATTTCACGATGGATATTAATTTGGGACAAGGACAAACGGGGAAAAGTGAATCATGGACATTTTATGATTTGACAAATGCCGCTGAATTAGGAAGTGTATCTTTAAATACTTTTACTGAAGATGGAAATACTTCAGTAAACGAGTCTGTTTCAAGAAATTTTCCTCCGTTCAAGCAATATGACTTTCCACTCACTTTTGATAAAACTTGGTCTGTAACTGACTCAGTTGTCGACAAATCCTTTTCAGATGGTGAACAATATTTAACTGGTGAGAGTGTTACAACTTATAATATACACATAGATGCATGGGGAACTATGAAATTGCCAAGTGGTAAGGAAGTTGATGCTTTGAGATCAAGGGAGCAAGAAATAAAAACTTCTTTCATTTTTGGTATCCCAATGGGGACAGATATAACTGTTACTTACTTCTTTATAGCAAAGACGGGTGAATCACTATCAATCTTAGCTGATGTTGAGGATCCTCCACATTCAGGTGTAATTAGCGGAAGTATAGGTTGGGGTAATGATGATTTAACAAGTGTCGAAAAATTAGAGTCAATTTCGAATGAATTTTATTTGAAGCAAAATTATCCCAATCCATTTAATCCTTCAACTAAAATAGAATACAGTATATCAAGTCCTTCTTATGTTAAATTAATAGTATATGATGTTCTTGGAAACGAAGTTGCAAGATTAGTTAATGAATTTCAAACATCTGGAAATTACAAATCAGAATTTGACGGATCTAGTTTATCGAGTGGAATATATTTTGCAAAATTAAGTACAGATGTTTTTTTTGATGTAAAAAAAATGACTTTAATAAAGTAG
- a CDS encoding DsrE family protein codes for MKILIIINDAPYGTEKAYNALRLAMNIQKESPETEVAIFLMADAVGCGIPNQITPQGYYNIERMMKAVVLKGGKIKACGTCMDARGFAELKLLDGVARSDMKELVRLTLDSEKVITF; via the coding sequence ATGAAAATACTAATCATTATTAACGATGCACCATACGGAACCGAAAAAGCTTATAATGCCTTACGTCTTGCAATGAACATTCAAAAAGAAAGTCCTGAAACAGAAGTTGCAATATTTTTAATGGCAGATGCTGTTGGTTGCGGAATTCCAAACCAGATAACTCCTCAAGGATATTATAATATTGAGAGAATGATGAAAGCCGTTGTTCTAAAAGGAGGGAAAATTAAAGCATGCGGAACGTGCATGGATGCAAGAGGTTTTGCTGAATTAAAATTACTTGACGGTGTTGCGAGAAGTGATATGAAAGAACTTGTTCGATTGACTCTTGATAGTGAAAAAGTTATAACATTTTAA